In Fusobacterium sp. IOR10, one genomic interval encodes:
- a CDS encoding glutamate-5-semialdehyde dehydrogenase, whose translation MSYIEEICKNAKEASRKLTNLSVKEKNIILRAMSDALINSVDEILIENNKDIENGKKKNLSEAFLDRLKLNKERIEGMSKSLIKIADFQDPIGETVKGWKLENELKIDQVRVPIGVIAMIFESRPNVTVDAAGLCLKSGNAIILRGGSDAINSNKALSKIIIEAGIKAGMPKGAVQLIEKTDRKLVGELLSEVKYIDAVIPRGGKSLKKAINETSKVPVIETGAGVCHLYIDEFADDKMGIDILINGKTQRPGVCNALETLLIHESKLGLLGEIEKRLKEKKVEIIADEKASKYLKDFKLATDADWEEEYLSLKISIKTVASIEEAIDHIEKYSTKHSEAIITSSFENSEKFLQEVDSACVYVNASTRFTDGGEFGFGGEIGISTQKLHARGPMGIRELTTTKYIIRGNGQVRS comes from the coding sequence ATGAGCTATATAGAAGAAATTTGTAAAAATGCAAAGGAAGCATCTAGAAAATTAACAAACTTAAGTGTAAAGGAAAAAAATATAATTCTAAGGGCTATGAGTGATGCTCTTATTAATTCAGTTGATGAAATATTAATAGAAAATAATAAAGACATAGAAAATGGTAAAAAGAAAAATTTATCAGAGGCCTTTTTAGATAGATTAAAATTAAATAAAGAAAGAATAGAGGGAATGTCAAAATCCCTAATAAAAATAGCAGATTTTCAAGATCCAATAGGAGAAACAGTTAAAGGATGGAAACTTGAAAATGAATTGAAAATAGATCAAGTTAGGGTTCCAATAGGTGTAATAGCTATGATATTTGAATCTAGACCAAATGTTACTGTGGACGCAGCTGGTCTTTGTTTAAAATCAGGAAATGCCATTATATTAAGAGGTGGAAGTGATGCTATAAATTCAAATAAAGCGTTAAGTAAAATAATAATAGAAGCTGGAATTAAGGCTGGAATGCCAAAGGGAGCTGTTCAATTAATAGAAAAAACAGATAGAAAATTAGTTGGGGAACTTTTAAGTGAAGTGAAATATATAGATGCTGTAATTCCTAGAGGTGGAAAATCTTTGAAAAAAGCAATTAACGAAACATCCAAGGTGCCAGTTATAGAAACAGGTGCAGGGGTTTGTCACCTATACATAGATGAGTTTGCAGATGATAAGATGGGTATTGATATTCTAATCAATGGGAAAACTCAAAGACCAGGTGTTTGTAATGCCCTAGAGACATTGTTAATTCATGAAAGTAAACTAGGTTTATTAGGGGAAATTGAAAAAAGATTAAAGGAAAAGAAAGTTGAAATAATTGCAGATGAAAAGGCTTCAAAGTATTTAAAGGATTTTAAATTAGCAACTGATGCAGACTGGGAAGAGGAATATCTTTCTTTGAAAATATCAATAAAAACAGTAGCTTCAATAGAAGAGGCCATTGACCACATTGAAAAATATAGCACAAAACATTCAGAGGCTATAATAACTTCTTCCTTTGAAAATTCAGAAAAATTTCTACAAGAAGTGGATTCAGCTTGTGTTTATGTTAATGCATCCACTCGTTTTACAGATGGTGGAGAATTTGGATTTGGAGGGGAAATAGGTATAAGTACTCAAAAATTGCATGCTAGAGGACCTATGGGTATAAGAGAGCTAACAACTACTAAATATATAATTAGAGGTAATGGTCAAGTTAGGTCATAA
- the proB gene encoding glutamate 5-kinase, with amino-acid sequence MDRKSLLKDIKRVVIKIGTSTLTHENGYLNINKIEKLVRNISHIQNLGYEVIVVSSGAVGAGMGRLHLKERPKTIPEKQAIAAVGQVALIHLYQKLFFEYNKNIAQLLLTGEDLGDRQRFLNARNACFELISKDIIPIINENDSVLTEEIKIGDNDTLSALVASLIDADLLIILSDIDGLYTADPRKDPEAKLITTVEEVTEEIKNMGKGAGSSLGTGGMATKIRAAEITVSRGINMLIANGEDPDIIVEILNGAQVGTLFLPFDKAVGSRKHWIKYNSGKHGKIIVDEGAKNAVIAGKSLLPKGVTEVIGDFVKGDVVSLYSSEDKEIGKGIVNYSSSEIDLIKGCHSGKLEEILNEPEYLEVIHSNNISRN; translated from the coding sequence ATGGATAGAAAATCATTACTAAAAGATATAAAAAGAGTTGTAATTAAGATTGGTACATCAACATTGACTCATGAAAATGGATATCTTAATATAAATAAAATAGAAAAATTAGTTAGAAATATATCTCATATTCAAAACTTAGGCTATGAGGTTATTGTTGTAAGTTCAGGTGCAGTTGGAGCAGGTATGGGAAGATTACATTTAAAAGAAAGACCTAAAACAATTCCTGAAAAACAAGCAATAGCAGCAGTTGGACAAGTTGCTCTTATTCATTTATATCAAAAATTATTCTTTGAATACAATAAAAATATAGCACAATTACTTTTAACAGGGGAAGATTTAGGAGATAGACAAAGATTTTTAAATGCTAGAAATGCTTGTTTTGAACTTATAAGTAAGGATATAATTCCAATAATAAATGAAAATGATTCTGTGCTAACAGAGGAAATAAAAATAGGTGACAATGATACCTTGTCAGCCCTTGTTGCTAGTTTAATAGATGCAGATCTATTAATAATACTATCTGACATTGACGGACTATATACAGCAGATCCAAGAAAAGACCCAGAAGCTAAATTAATAACTACAGTTGAAGAAGTTACAGAGGAAATTAAGAATATGGGAAAAGGAGCTGGAAGTAGCTTAGGTACAGGGGGAATGGCAACTAAAATAAGAGCTGCAGAAATAACAGTTTCTAGAGGAATAAATATGCTAATTGCCAATGGGGAAGATCCTGATATAATTGTTGAGATTTTAAATGGAGCACAGGTTGGAACACTTTTCTTACCCTTTGATAAGGCAGTTGGATCTAGAAAGCATTGGATAAAATATAATTCAGGAAAACATGGGAAAATTATAGTTGATGAAGGTGCAAAAAATGCTGTTATAGCTGGAAAAAGTTTACTTCCAAAGGGAGTAACAGAAGTTATAGGAGATTTTGTTAAAGGTGATGTAGTGTCATTGTATTCTAGTGAAGATAAGGAAATAGGTAAAGGAATAGTTAACTATTCTTCTTCAGAAATTGATTTAATAAAGGGATGTCACAGTGGTAAGTTGGAAGAAATATTAAATGAACCTGAATACTTAGAGGTAATACACAGTAACAACATTAGCAGAAATTAA
- a CDS encoding dicarboxylate/amino acid:cation symporter, translating into MDKLNKGSIWKAYRFSIILVGAIFLGSLVGLRMGEKAKMFKPLGDLFINGMFTLVVPLVLVTISGSISSMSDMKRLGKILKSLLFIFFGTGAIAAVLVLIVVNIFPPAKGVVLNMPQAVALKPFSTGGQIVSALTVTDFPELISRKNMLPLIIFAIIFGMCVNGIGEKGKIVSRGLDALSEVFLKMVGLLMYYAPIGLGAYFAALIGEYGKDLIGSYARALAIYYPLCFAYMIIFFPIYAYISGGKEGVKALKHVFSPAVTAVATQSSIATLPVNLEACENIGVPKDIRDIVLPIGATAHMDGTVFSTILKISFLFGIFQIPFTGMGTYISAILLAIAGGVVMSGVPGGGLIGEMLIVTMYGFPPEAFPIIATIGYLVDPPATMINASGDTIASMLVTRVVEGKDWLNKKLG; encoded by the coding sequence ATGGACAAGTTAAATAAAGGAAGTATATGGAAAGCTTACAGATTTTCGATTATTTTAGTAGGAGCTATATTTTTAGGAAGTTTAGTTGGCTTAAGAATGGGAGAAAAAGCTAAAATGTTTAAACCCCTAGGGGATCTATTTATAAATGGAATGTTTACATTAGTTGTACCTCTGGTTCTAGTAACTATAAGTGGTTCTATTTCATCTATGAGTGATATGAAAAGATTAGGTAAAATTTTAAAAAGTTTGTTATTTATATTCTTTGGAACAGGGGCAATAGCAGCAGTACTGGTTCTAATTGTAGTTAATATATTTCCACCAGCAAAGGGAGTAGTTTTAAACATGCCCCAAGCAGTGGCGTTAAAACCTTTCTCAACAGGTGGTCAAATTGTTTCAGCCTTAACAGTTACAGATTTTCCAGAATTAATTTCTAGAAAAAATATGCTTCCACTTATTATATTTGCAATAATTTTTGGAATGTGTGTAAATGGAATAGGAGAAAAGGGGAAAATTGTTTCAAGGGGATTAGATGCATTATCTGAAGTATTTTTAAAAATGGTAGGTCTTTTAATGTACTATGCACCAATTGGATTAGGAGCTTATTTTGCAGCTTTAATAGGGGAATATGGAAAGGATCTAATAGGATCTTATGCAAGGGCTCTAGCAATTTATTATCCCTTGTGTTTTGCTTATATGATTATATTTTTCCCAATATATGCATATATTTCAGGGGGAAAAGAGGGAGTAAAAGCTTTAAAACATGTTTTTTCTCCAGCAGTAACAGCTGTTGCCACTCAAAGTAGTATAGCAACTCTTCCTGTTAACTTAGAAGCTTGTGAAAACATAGGTGTTCCAAAGGACATTAGAGATATAGTTCTTCCAATAGGAGCAACAGCTCATATGGATGGAACAGTATTTAGTACTATTTTAAAGATTTCATTTTTATTTGGAATATTCCAAATACCATTTACTGGTATGGGAACTTACATAAGTGCAATACTACTTGCAATAGCAGGGGGAGTAGTTATGTCAGGAGTTCCTGGTGGAGGATTAATAGGTGAAATGCTAATAGTTACAATGTATGGTTTCCCACCTGAAGCCTTTCCAATTATTGCAACAATAGGATATTTAGTTGATCCACCAGCAACAATGATAAATGCAAGTGGAGATACAATAGCTTCAATGCTTGTAACAAGAGTAGTTGAAGGAAAAGATTGGTTAAATAAAAAATTAGGCTAA
- a CDS encoding cold-shock protein, with the protein MNKGTVKWFNAEKGFGFITSEEGNDLFVHFSEIKKEGFKTLDEGQAVTFDVKEGQKGPQAANVEIA; encoded by the coding sequence ATGAACAAAGGAACAGTAAAATGGTTTAACGCAGAAAAAGGGTTTGGATTTATCACTTCTGAAGAAGGAAATGACTTATTCGTACATTTCTCTGAAATCAAAAAAGAAGGATTCAAAACTTTAGACGAAGGTCAAGCAGTAACTTTTGATGTAAAAGAAGGACAAAAAGGTCCTCAAGCAGCTAACGTAGAAATCGCGTAG
- a CDS encoding cold-shock protein yields the protein MNKGTVKWFNAEKGFGFITSEEGNDLFVHFSEIKKEGFKTLEEGQAVTFDVKEGQKGPQAANVEIA from the coding sequence ATGAACAAAGGAACAGTAAAATGGTTTAACGCAGAAAAAGGATTTGGATTTATCACTTCTGAAGAAGGAAACGATTTATTCGTACATTTCTCTGAAATTAAAAAAGAAGGATTCAAAACTTTAGAAGAAGGTCAAGCAGTGACTTTTGATGTAAAAGAAGGACAAAAAGGTCCTCAAGCAGCTAACGTAGAAATCGCGTAG